The nucleotide window TGAAAGGTTAAATCTCCTCTTAGAAGAAATTCTTCTATGTTGGTTGTATCCTAAGGAAAATCTATTAAGCTGAAAAATTTGCCCTATCTCCAGGAAATATTGGTAAGATGGTTATTATCTGAGTTAAGGCATTGCAGCTTCGATAGCTGTCCAATCTCTGGAGGAAGGGAGGTAAGCTGATTGTTCTAGAAGAGCAATTGCAGTCGCGATAGCTGTCTCATCTCTATAGGAATAATGGTAAGCTAGCTGCTGTTTAAATGAAGATGTTTAACCTGAGATAACTGACCTATCTCTATAGGAAGGGTGGTAAGCAGGTTGCCACTTAAGTGGAGCTTTTACAGCTTGGATAGCTGCCCGATTTCTGCAGGCAGACTGGTGAGCTGGTTATGATTTAAGCAAAGCTTTTGCAGCTGAGACAGTTGCCCGATTTCTGCAGGAAGGCTGGTGAGCTGATTTTGATTTAAGTAAAACTCTTCCAGCTGAGATAGTTGCCCGATTTCTGTAGGCAGAGCGGTGAGCTGGTTTTGATCTAAGTAAAGCCCTTTCAGCTTGGATAGCTGCCCGATTTCTGCAGGAAGGCTGGTAAGCTGGTTTTGATTTAAGCAAAGCTTTTGCAGCTGAGTCAGTTGCCCGATTTCAGTAGGCAGGGGGGTGAGCTGGTTTTGATTTAAGTAAAGCTTTTGCAGCTGAGTCAGTTGCCCGATTTCTGCAGGCAGGGCGGTGAGCTGGTTTTGATCTAAGTAAAGCGTTTGCAGCTGAGATAGCTGCCCGATTTCTGCAGGCAGAGCGGTAAGATGGTTTCGGCTTAAGTAAAGGATTTGCAGCTGAGATAACTGGAATATTTCTGGAGGTAAAAAAGTCAAGCCTACGCTAGATAAGCCTGCGCTAGATAAATATAAAGTCGTGGTATTTTTACAATTTTCCTCAATCCAATCTCTAAGTAGCTCTCCTTTTTTCTCTAGAGGCAAGTGCTTAATTTCTGCTCGGCTCAAGTATTCTCTCCCACCAGGAAGTTTTTTCCAAAGTAAAAGGCGATTAATATTTACAAGATAGTAAGAGTAATTAGCCAGCGTTAAGCCTTTTTTTTCTTCTGTTTTCTCTTTAGATTCTAAAGGAGAAATAGATTTAGATAAGGTAAAAACTTGTTTAAAAGATAGATAGACTTTTTCAGTAGAGGTAGGTACATGATTGAGTTGATAAACTTTAGCTAACATAAGAGTTTGCTGGGTAGTAGCATCTCCCCTTGGGAAATGAAGCTGTGCTATTTTTTTATAAAGAGAAGGCATGAATTCAGTAGCTAGCAGATGATGCCATCTCTTACAGACACTAAATAAGGAAGGAACTGCGCAAGCCTCTAAGATAGGGAGTAGCAATTCATTGGGTAAGCTTTCAATAGAGGCTGAAGAGATATGATGCATTTTATTTCCTGGGGTAGTAATAACTTTTTCAGTATTTTTATTTTTTAAAGACAATATAAAAAAATTAAAAAGCAAGTCAAATCAATTCGAATCCTTATCACCCGGGGGGGGGGCTGTTAAGCAAAGAGCAAGCTACTGTGCTTTGTAGGCGATAGCTAGATATAGAAGGTTGTTGCTTAGCATATATTTAAGTTTTTTTACAAACTTATCTAATTGGCGTTTAGCATCGCTTGGACATGAAAACTCTTGCTGTAGGAGCTTAATAAAGGCTTTGGCTTCTTTTTCACTATCCTTGTTGTAGGGCTTCTTGCCTTGTAACCCATGTAAAAAATTTCTGATGAAAATGTAGTGTAGCGATGGGTAGAAAATGCTTACTGGCAATATTTTGTGGATATGACTTTTGGCACCAGGCGCCACCTATCCTACTTTTTTGGTTAACATGAGGTATGGGATAAGGAAATAGTTGGAAAAATGACCTTTAACTCGCAAATATAAAAGTGGGTGACTATTAAAGTTGCATGTGACTTAGGCTTAATTATCCCCTGCAAGGAAGGAGACTAAAATAGCTAAAGTAATAAAAAATTTATTATCCACACCTTTCTGATTGCGAATATAAATTTTAAAATATAAGGTAAACAAAAAGGGAGGAACTGATGGCACGCTTTTTATTTAGCTTATTCCTATGGGCGAGTACCTCTTTATTTGCTCAGAATGAATTGCCTCTTGCTTCTACGGAGATTAACAATTTTTTACATTCTTTTGATGTTGCTTGGAATACGCATAACACAAAAGCTTTAATGTCTTTATGGAGTACCCAAGGAGATTTTATGACTCCCCAGGGACGCTGGATCATGAATCCTACCCAACTTGAGAAGCACTTTGAATCTGGAAAGCTTGGTTTTTACGGAAAAAGTACGATTAGTCAATCGCTAGATGCGGCTCGTTTATTAAATCTTGAGCTTGTAATAGTCGATAGCACAGTCAGATTGAATAAAGGGGATAAAAATGATCCTCTTAACTCGATTTTGCAGCATGCCGTGTATATTTTAATAAAGAATAAAGAGCAATGGAAAATTTTAAGCCTTAGAATGTATCAATTTCAGCCTCAGTCTGTCGAATGATTATAAGACCCCTTGCATTAGAGCATCAGCCTCTTCTCTCGCCGGCTTGGCGAGATCTATGTGTAACCTATGACTTGCGTTTTGCCGAGTATAGCTTTGCCAATGCTTTTTTATTCCGAAAAAAATATGCTTATCAGTTTGTGGAATGCTCAACTCCCTGCCTTCAAGGAAGATGGCAGAATAATGAGTGTTTTGTCATTCCTAGTGTGCCTCCTAAGCAAGTAAAATTTAAACTTTCCCAGCTTGTGCCAGGCTGCATCTGCAGTTTTTTTCCTCTGCCGGATGCTTGGGCAGAAGAGTGTCAAAAGATGAATATGTCTTTGGCCTCCTGCCGAGCCGATACAGACTATCTTTTTCGCAAATCCAAACTGCAAACCTTACAGGGTAGAAAATTAAGCAGCCGAAGAAATTTATTAAATCAGCTAGAAAATAAATGTTTTCTTGAATCTAAAGAAATTAAAGAGGAAAACATACAAGAGGCTTTGGAGCTACTGGAGAAATGGCAATCGCAAAGGAAAGATTCTAAAGAAACAACCGACTACGACTCTTGTTTAGAAGCATTAACGTTAATCTCAAAGCTCCATCTTTTTGGAAGAATAGCATATGCTGATGGCCAAGCTTTTGGATTTACGCTGGGTGAACTTCTGACTCCAAAGACAGCTTTATTGCATTTCACCAAAGCTTTAACCACAACTAAAGGGGCGACACCCTATCTTTATCGAGATTTTGCATTAAACCTACCTGAGAGTGTGCAGTGGATCAACTTGGAGCAAGATTTAGGGATTCCTACTCTTAGACAAGCTAAAATTGCATACAATCCTGATCTATTGTTAACTAAATGGAAAGCTTCATAAAGATTGACATAAGAAACTACCAAAGCAAAGAAAAAGCTAAGAAACAAGGCATAGCAGATAAAACTTTTTATTCCTCGTCTATTAATACGCAACGATTAAGTTTCATGGACATAGCAAAAGCAGTCTTGTGTATGATCGTTAACCATACCCACTGCTTGCATATAAGCATACATGATAGTAGGGCCTACAAATTTGAAATTCCGGCGGCGTAAATCCTTACTCAGGGCTCGTGACTCTTCTGTCTCAGCAGGAACTTCTTTGATACTTTTCCGGTAATTATTCTTAGTTTTCCCTCCTACAAATTGCCAAACGTAAGCATCAAAGGTCCCAAATTCTTCACGTACCTCCATGAATCTTTGAGCGTTGTGGATGGTCGCATGAATTTTTAAACGATTTTTGATAATCCCTGGATTTTTCATTAGATCTTCTACTTGCTCCTGAGTGAACTTAGCTACTTCTAGCCAGTTAAAATTAGCAAAGGCTTTGGCATAATTTAGACGGCGCTTAAGGATCGTCTCCCAACTGAGACCGGCTTGGGCACTCTCTAAAACTAAAAACTCGAAATGCTTAAGATCGTCATGGACGGCGACACCCCATTCATTATCGTGATATTCTTCATAAAGTTGATGATCTTTGGGCACCCAAGCACATCTTGAGCGTTCTTGTGGGTTAGTTAAATCTTTTTTCATTCAAATTCAGGGGATAAAAAATTCTTTAAATGTTTTATTCTTAGGTATTCATTTTGTTATAAAGATAAATTACTTGTATATAACATGAAAATTAAGCATATATAAAATGAATTTAAAAAGAGAGCGCTAGATGAATACTATTCCTCATTCTACACATAAAAGCCAAGAAAATAATCTTACCAGCAAAGATTTTGATGCTCTTGGTTCTACCAAAGGAAAACATCGGTCGGTACAAGATCTTATCACTCTTTTTACGCCGCCTAAAGAACAAGAAAAAGGGGAGACTAAGAAAAAAATAACAGCTAGTGTACGGAAGCGTAACTTAGAAAAAGAACGTTTAACTTCTAAAGAGAAAGAGAAGGAAGAAAAATCTTCTTTAAAAAATCCACTGCCTTCTCGCCCGCTCCTGAATAACGTGTGTTGGGATCCAGCCTCTTTAGCGCCTAGGTTAAACTCTTCTACTAGCTTTGAGCTAAGTACCTATTCTCCAAGTAATTCATCCGGCTCGAGTGATTGTATAAAAAATTTTTTACCTAATCCTGAGGGCATAAACATTTATGATTTTTTTAAAAGCGAGGAAAGTATAATTTCTTTAAAAGAAGCTAGGAATCTCCCTTTGCATGCTGTTTTGCTATCTTTACGTTTACTAGGCTACGAGGCTATAAAAGCCTCTGAAGAAAAGATATATTATTCGGAAGGCTTAAAAGAAGCGGAAAAAACTTTAAAGTTGGCTTTAGAAAAATTTTGTGGGGAATCTGAGAAGTTTTCCGCCTTTGCAGCAGACAAGGCTTTCCCCCTATGGGATTCCCAGCATGAAACGAGGCTTTTAAATTTGGTCCAAAAATTTTTAAAGGATAAAATCTTTTTGGATTCAGAGCTGATGACTGAACGTAATAAAAAAATTATTAAAAAATATGCCCCTCATACAGCAGAGTTATTTAATAATATCACCCGACTTGAAAAAAAAAGTTATCTCATACAAGAAAGAATACAATCTTTTAGGGCAGAGGGAACTGCTAAAATAAATCATTCTTCGTCTCCTCCCCGAAGTATCTCCTTTTCACCCGAGGTGAAGCCAAGTACATCTTTCTCTTCCCTTTCCTCTTTAAATATTACCTTGAGGAAGAAAGAGGAGATAAGCATAGAATCCAGGGAAACCCTAGAATATGCAAAAATTTCCAACGATTATCTTTACCTAAAGCAATTGAAATTTGCTTTAGAAGCACATAAAGCCACTTTACTAAAAATTAGCCAACATATTAAGACTTTTGATCCCATGTTGGGAATGGAAGAGTGCTTGAAGGGAACGTTTGCCGAAAAAATTGTCTATTTAATAAAGGAAAATGCAACTTCACTTTTATCCACCATCAATACTACGCCTTTAAAGTTGATAGGAAAAATATTAGTTAGAACTCTTAGCTTGATTGAAGAGCACCTAGAGAAGCAGCTAAATCCCCAATTAGAATTTATTCATTTAAAATTACTTGAAAACTTAAAATTAAGAGAAAGCGAGGTCTCTTCCAAGCAAGATTTAAAAGAGAGGGTGATCGATAATTTAGTAACAAACCCTTTAAAAAATTTTAGTGATATTGAACGTATTTTGGTAGAAGAGGATAACATTATCCATTTATATGAGGAAGGCCAAACCCTTGCTATAGCAGGAAAGACAGCTGCCGAACGCTTCTACTCTTTATTAGAAATATTCAGTACTCGTTTCTTTGGTAATCCTCACTTATTTAAATTTCTTATCGAGAGGCTAAAAAACCTCTATTCAGAAGAAAAAAGCCTACTTTCTGATCTACAAAAAGCTTATGAGGTGCTTATAAATTTACACCTTCTAGATAGGGAAGAGCTAAATAAGGAAGTAGAAGAAAACTTTGGCAAAAAGGTCTCACTTGATAAAGCTTTAATTTATTTAAAAATTAGTTATAACTTTCTTCAACAGAATCTTGTTTATTTGATTAGCAATGTTATGTTAAACACGAGGCGAAGCAAATTCCGTCAGCAAAAACTATCTCTTAAAACTCCTCGGCTCTCCACCAAGGAAGAAAAAAATCAAATTTATGTGGTTTTTAACCAGCAAGCATGCGAATTTAAATATCTAAGAAGGGATGGGATTGTTGAGAATGAGGCTATACTGACTCAGCTTTATTCTTTTAAATTCCCTTATCCGCATCAACTTATGCATACCGAGTTTGAGATTTTTTTCTCTGAAATTCATCTCCATTTTTCTTGCCCTCAAAAAGTTTATGAAAACCATGAAGCCTTGCAAGAAATGGTTTTTGACCTAGGGCTGATAGGGGAAACTTTTGAGATAGATAAGCTAGATATTCAATTAACGTAGCTTATCCCACCTCATCATTCAACAATAAAGCTATGATCTTTCTTAAGGAGATAAACGAGAGAGGCTGCAAGAAAAAGGCTAAAGAAATCTCTTTTTCCTGCTGGTAAGGGCGGCAGATCCTTTTTTCTCTCACTTATTTTGTGAATAATTTTTTATAAAAAACATTCCTCAAATATTTTCTTTTCCAAAAGCCTTGAGATTATTTGCTGATTTTATTATGTATATAAGTGCTCGTGGATAAAAAGCTTATAAATTTTACTTGTTGATTAGCAAAATGTAGCGGTTTTTTTCTTACTAATAGTTGAAAGCGGAGGGGGATATGAATATAGCTTGGTTGTTAGCAGAGTTTATCGGCACGTTTACTCTCATCTTTATTGGTGCTGGATCCATTTGCTTAAATGAGATGACCCATGGGGGAGTGGGGTTGTTAGGAATCGCTGTTGCTCATGGCCTTGCTATTGCAGTCATGATATCAGCATTGGCACACATTTCGGGAGGAAAGTTCAATCCCGCAGTGAGTGTGGCAGTGTGGGCTAGTGGCCAGCAAAGTACAATTCTTACCTTTGCTGAAATAGTCGCTCAACTTTTAGGCGCTATTGTAGGAGCTTTTGCTTTACAGTGGGTATTTCCTGCCACTACTATTTCTATGGCTAAGTTAGGAACTCCTGTTATAGAGACTAGCTTATCTAGTTTCGTAGGAATTTTTACTGAAGCTATATTGACTTTTCTACTTGTGCTAGTGGTGTATGGAACGGTTGTAGACACACGAGGGGATTCTAAAGGCATGAGTGGGCTTGCGATCGGGGGTTTTATCTTATGTGGCATATTGATGGGAGGAGGAATAACAGGTGCTGCCATGAATCCTGCTAGAGCTTTTGGCCCAGCTCTGATATCAGGCGAATGGGCTTATCAATATGTCTACTGGATAGGGCCTATAATAGGTGGACTTCTAGCGGGAATCTTATATAGCCGCCTACTGATGAAGAGCAAGCTTTAAGAACCTCAATTTACAGTGAATTAGCTCTTAATAAGCTAATCGCTTAGTATGCTTTTTTTCTCTTCGCTAAGGTAATTGTTTTATAAGCACAATTTTTAAGATCATTCATAAATAAAAATGTTAGCTGCTTAAAAGCACACAGAACAGGGGTAAGAAAGTAAAAAAATAAAGTTAACGGTTAGGATAAAGTTTTTTAAGCTCGTTTTAAAAAGAGAGTGTTTTTATGGATAAATTTCATCACGAGAAGGTGAAATTTTTCCGGCCCGTGTTGCTTGTTTAATTAATTTCTTATAAGTTGCCATGACCCTTTAAATATACCGTTAACAGATTTCACCCTCCTCATGGCTTATTTAATCGTCATAGAAAAGAGAGTTATCTTTCATATAGGAATAAGTTAATCTTACGTAGAAATAGTTCAAGAAGTCTTAATATCTTTCTCCTTTGGCTTTTTTATAAGATCTTTGTATGTCAGCCTTTTTAAATTTTTTTATCCTTTTCTTTAAGCTTTATTAAGCTTTAAGCTAATACTTTGCTCCATTTTTTTGATTTTATCTTCTCTAATTTTTTAAGAATTAAAAGATTGAAAAGCTTAGCAACAACCAACTCTAACCTCACTTATCTAGGAAAGCAAAATATACAATGGGTGAATAGAAAAGATTTATCGATGCATGAAAAAGAAATAATATTTTTCATTTGATTACTCTTATGAAATAGGTAGAATGGCCAATAGATTATCAAATTAGGTGACTATGCATCAAACACCTCTTATAGAAGATCTAGCAGTAGTATTATGCATAGCGGGCATAATGACTGTACTTTTTCAAAAGATTAAGCAGCCTACTGTCCTAGGTTATCTGATAGCAGGTATTATTATCGGTCCTTACACTCCTCCCTTTTCCTTAATCGACGATGAGTTTGAAATTAAATTACTCGCTGAACTTGGCATCATCTTTTTGATGTTTTCACTAGGATTAGAATTTACTTTCGGTAAATTAAGACGACTCGGGCTATCGGCGGTTATTATAGGCTTATTTGAAGTAGTCTTAATGTTTATCCTCGGTTTTTTTGCAGGCAAAATGCTTGGTTGGTCTCCCTATGAATGCCTTTTGTTAGGCGCTGCTTTATCGATTTCTTCCACTACAATCATTGTCAAAGCTCTAGAAGAATTTAATCTAAAAAGGTTTTCATTTGCTGAGCTAATGGTTGGGGTGCTTCTAATGGAGGATTTGCTAGCTATCTTATTGCTAGTATATGTTTCAACCTTAGGGGCTCCTGTTGAAGTTCTATCCACTCAGATAGTATCAACCTCCTTAAAGCTTTTGCAGGTAATTACCAGTTGGTTTCTTGTAGGCTATCTTGCTTTGCCCTATATTATGCGGAAAATACAAAATTATATTACTGCCGAGACTTTGACCATTATCTCTGTAGGATTATGTCTTTTCCTTAGCTCTGCAGCCGTTTACTTTAACTATTCGGCCGCATTAGGGGCCTTTATTATGGGCTCTATTTTAGCCGAAACACCTTTAGCCAATAAAATTGAAAAATTGACCTTACCCATCCGTGATATATTTGCTGCAGTATTTTTTGTATCGGTAGGAATGTTAATTGATCCGCTATTGATTATGAAATATTGGCCTTCTATTCTCATCCTCTCTTTAATAACTATCGCTGGCAAGCTTTTAACTAGCGGCTTAGGAGCGCTATTAGCAGGGCAAAGGATTTCGGATTCAATAAGAATCGGCTTTAGTATGGCTCAAATAGGAGAGTTTTCATTTATCATTGTTGGATTAGGAAGTTCATTGGTAGCTACCGATGGATCTTTGTATCCTATCGTGGTCGCTATTTCAGCGATTACCACTTTTGCTACCCCTTATTTGATAAAGCTTGGCCTGCAGATTAGCTATCGTGTTGAAAACTCTGTGCCTCAGAAGGGGGCCATGCTATTGAAAAAATATCATGCTTGGATTATTCCTATTGTAAGGGGCCACTTAGGGCCCAAGGGGATGGAGGAAAAAAAGATCGTACGCTTCACTGTCAATGCTATTATTGTGGCTATCTTAGCGACAATAAGTGCCCAAGTGATTATTCCTCGCTTTCTTCCTGTAGTAGATCAACAATGGCCTTTTCAGTTTATCTTTTGGTTGATGCTCTACATACTAGCCTCTCCTTTTATTTGGGCAATGTTATTTACCTATCCCTCTTCAAAAGCCAACAAAAAAGCCTGCTTGTTACAGATATTGCTCTGGGGCATTACTGGCGTTGAATTGGGTATGTTGTCTTGTCTATACCTTTCCTTTCCCTGGATAACTGTTCCGCTAGGCATTGTGCTCTCTATTTACTTTACCCTGTTTTTTCAACCTCTTAAGAGGTGTTACACATGGTTGGAAAATAGCCTGATTAATAATTTGACTTGCAAACATGAGCTAGATGAGACTCTCTTACAAGGCTTAGCTCCGTGGGATAGTACCTTGGTAAAAATCAAAGCTAAAGAGCATTTTCCTTTTATTGGCCAAAGTTTAGAGGAATGTCGCTTGCGTCCATCGTTTGGAATTAATGTGGTGGCCATCCAAAGGCGCCTAAAGACGATTTGGTTACC belongs to Neochlamydia sp. AcF84 and includes:
- a CDS encoding leucine-rich repeat domain-containing protein, whose protein sequence is MHHISSASIESLPNELLLPILEACAVPSLFSVCKRWHHLLATEFMPSLYKKIAQLHFPRGDATTQQTLMLAKVYQLNHVPTSTEKVYLSFKQVFTLSKSISPLESKEKTEEKKGLTLANYSYYLVNINRLLLWKKLPGGREYLSRAEIKHLPLEKKGELLRDWIEENCKNTTTLYLSSAGLSSVGLTFLPPEIFQLSQLQILYLSRNHLTALPAEIGQLSQLQTLYLDQNQLTALPAEIGQLTQLQKLYLNQNQLTPLPTEIGQLTQLQKLCLNQNQLTSLPAEIGQLSKLKGLYLDQNQLTALPTEIGQLSQLEEFYLNQNQLTSLPAEIGQLSQLQKLCLNHNQLTSLPAEIGQLSKL
- a CDS encoding phosphatidylglycerol lysyltransferase domain-containing protein encodes the protein MIIRPLALEHQPLLSPAWRDLCVTYDLRFAEYSFANAFLFRKKYAYQFVECSTPCLQGRWQNNECFVIPSVPPKQVKFKLSQLVPGCICSFFPLPDAWAEECQKMNMSLASCRADTDYLFRKSKLQTLQGRKLSSRRNLLNQLENKCFLESKEIKEENIQEALELLEKWQSQRKDSKETTDYDSCLEALTLISKLHLFGRIAYADGQAFGFTLGELLTPKTALLHFTKALTTTKGATPYLYRDFALNLPESVQWINLEQDLGIPTLRQAKIAYNPDLLLTKWKAS
- a CDS encoding DNA-3-methyladenine glycosylase I, with translation MKKDLTNPQERSRCAWVPKDHQLYEEYHDNEWGVAVHDDLKHFEFLVLESAQAGLSWETILKRRLNYAKAFANFNWLEVAKFTQEQVEDLMKNPGIIKNRLKIHATIHNAQRFMEVREEFGTFDAYVWQFVGGKTKNNYRKSIKEVPAETEESRALSKDLRRRNFKFVGPTIMYAYMQAVGMVNDHTQDCFCYVHET
- a CDS encoding aquaporin, producing MNIAWLLAEFIGTFTLIFIGAGSICLNEMTHGGVGLLGIAVAHGLAIAVMISALAHISGGKFNPAVSVAVWASGQQSTILTFAEIVAQLLGAIVGAFALQWVFPATTISMAKLGTPVIETSLSSFVGIFTEAILTFLLVLVVYGTVVDTRGDSKGMSGLAIGGFILCGILMGGGITGAAMNPARAFGPALISGEWAYQYVYWIGPIIGGLLAGILYSRLLMKSKL
- a CDS encoding cation:proton antiporter, producing the protein MHQTPLIEDLAVVLCIAGIMTVLFQKIKQPTVLGYLIAGIIIGPYTPPFSLIDDEFEIKLLAELGIIFLMFSLGLEFTFGKLRRLGLSAVIIGLFEVVLMFILGFFAGKMLGWSPYECLLLGAALSISSTTIIVKALEEFNLKRFSFAELMVGVLLMEDLLAILLLVYVSTLGAPVEVLSTQIVSTSLKLLQVITSWFLVGYLALPYIMRKIQNYITAETLTIISVGLCLFLSSAAVYFNYSAALGAFIMGSILAETPLANKIEKLTLPIRDIFAAVFFVSVGMLIDPLLIMKYWPSILILSLITIAGKLLTSGLGALLAGQRISDSIRIGFSMAQIGEFSFIIVGLGSSLVATDGSLYPIVVAISAITTFATPYLIKLGLQISYRVENSVPQKGAMLLKKYHAWIIPIVRGHLGPKGMEEKKIVRFTVNAIIVAILATISAQVIIPRFLPVVDQQWPFQFIFWLMLYILASPFIWAMLFTYPSSKANKKACLLQILLWGITGVELGMLSCLYLSFPWITVPLGIVLSIYFTLFFQPLKRCYTWLENSLINNLTCKHELDETLLQGLAPWDSTLVKIKAKEHFPFIGQSLEECRLRPSFGINVVAIQRRLKTIWLPNAQERILPEDELVILGENEEINRFNLSMQHIEEFAELEESPAMEIQKMYVDANPSLLHLPISSSTVKQHIKGLIVGLERNGKHILNPLSPTILQQGDILLYIVRKDERI